A genomic segment from Gracilinanus agilis isolate LMUSP501 chromosome 1, AgileGrace, whole genome shotgun sequence encodes:
- the YTHDF3 gene encoding YTH domain-containing family protein 3 isoform X1, which translates to MSATSVDQRPKGQGNKVSVQNGSIHQKDAVNDDDFEPYLSSQTNQSNSYPPMSDPYMPSYYAPSIGFPYSLGEAAWSTAGDPPMPYLTTYGQMSNGEHHYIPDGVFSQPGALGNTPPFLGQHGFNFFPGNADFSTWGTSGSQGQSTQSSAYSSSYGYPPSSLGRAITDGQAGFGNDTLSKVPGINSIEQGMTGLKIGGDMTAAVTKTVGSALSSTGMTSIAANSVPPVSSSAPKPTSWAAIARKPAKPQPKLKPKGNVGIGGSAVPPPPIKHNMNIGTWDDKGSVVKAPPTQPVLPPQTIIQQPQPLIQPPPLVQSQLPQQQPQPPQPQQQQGPQPQAQPHQVQQQQPQQLQNRWVAPRNRGVGFNQNSGAGSENFGLGVVPVSSSPSGVEVHPVLEKLKAINNYNPKDFDWNLKNGRVFIIKSYSEDDIHRSIKYSIWCSTEHGNKRLDAAYRSLNGKGPLYLLFSVNGSGHFCGVAEMKSVVDYNAYAGVWSQDKWKGKFDVKWIFVKDVPNNQLRHIRLENNDNKPVTNSRDTQEVPLEKAKQVLKIIATFKHTTSIFDDFAHYEKRQEEEEAMRRERNRNKQ; encoded by the coding sequence agtaACAGCTATCCACCAATGTCAGATCCATACATGCCTAGTTACTATGCTCCATCCATTGGATTTCCGTATTCTCTTGGTGAAGCAGCATGGTCCACAGCTGGAGACCCGCCTATGCCATATTTGACAACCTATGGACAAATGAGCAATGGTGAACATCATTATATACCTGATGGTGTGTTTAGTCAACCTGGGGCTTTAGGAAATACTCCCCCATTCCTTGGTCAGCATGGATTTAACTTTTTTCCTGGGAATGCAGATTTCTCTACATGGGGGACAAGTGGATCTCAGGGACAATCAACACAAAGTTCTGCTTATAGTAGCAGCTATGGTTATCCACCTAGCTCTCTTGGGAGAGCCATAACTGATGGACAGGCTGGATTTGGCAATGATACTTTAAGTAAGGTGCCTGGCATTAATAGTATTGAGCAAGGCATGACTGGACTGAAAATTGGTGGTGATATGACAGCTGCTGTAACAAAAACTGTAGGTTCCGCTTTGAGCAGTACAGGTATGACAAGCATTGCAGCAAATAGTGTACCCCCAGTTAGCAGTTCAGCACCAAAACCGACCTCTTGGGCTGCCATTGCCAGAAAGCCTGCCAAACCTCAACCGAAACTTAAACCTAAGGGCAATGTGGGAATTGGGGGATCTGCTGTACCACCACCTCCTATAAAACATAACATGAATATTGGAACTTGGGATGACAAAGGGTCAGTGGTAAAAGCTCCACCCACCCAACCAGTTCTGCCTCCTCAGACTATAATCCAGCAGCCTCAGCCATTAATTCAACCACCACCATTGGTGCAAAGCCAACTGCCTCAACAGCAGCCTCAGCCACCACAACCACAGCAGCAACAAGGACCTCAGCCACAGGCCCAGCCTCACCAAGTGCAGCAGCAGCAACCGCAGCAGCTGCAAAATCGTTGGGTAGCTCCTCGTAATAGAGGAGTAGGTTTCAACCAGAACAGTGGAGCAGGCAGTGAAAACTTTGGTTTAGGTGTTGTTCCTGTCAGCTCTTCACCATCTGGAGTAGAGGTGCACCCAGTACTGGAAAAACTAAAGGCCATAAATAACTATAATCCCAAAGACTTTGATTGGAACCTGAAGAATGGGCGTGTGTTTATAATCAAAAGCTATTCTGAGGATGATATCCATCGTTCCATTAAGTATTCTATCTGGTGTAGTACTGAACATGGTAATAAGCGTTTGGATGCAGCTTACCGTTCTCTGAATGGTAAAGGCCCACTCTATTTACTCTTCAGTGTGAATGGGAGCGGACACTTTTGTGGAGTGGCTGAGATGAAGTCTGTTGTGGACTACAATGCATATGCTGGAGTCTGGTCTCAGGATAAGTGGAAGGGCAAGTTTGATGTTAAATGGATCTTTGTCAAAGATGTTCCCAATAACCAGTTGCGGCACATTCGTTTGGAAAATAATGACAACAAACCAGTTACCAATTCAAGGGACACTCAAGAAGTACCCCTAGAAAAAGCTAAGCAAGTGCTTAAAATAATTGCTACTTTCAAGCATACCACCTCAATCTTTGATGACTTTGCACATTATGAAAAGCGTCAAGAGGAGGAGGAAGCCATGCGTAGG
- the YTHDF3 gene encoding YTH domain-containing family protein 3 isoform X2 yields the protein MSDPYMPSYYAPSIGFPYSLGEAAWSTAGDPPMPYLTTYGQMSNGEHHYIPDGVFSQPGALGNTPPFLGQHGFNFFPGNADFSTWGTSGSQGQSTQSSAYSSSYGYPPSSLGRAITDGQAGFGNDTLSKVPGINSIEQGMTGLKIGGDMTAAVTKTVGSALSSTGMTSIAANSVPPVSSSAPKPTSWAAIARKPAKPQPKLKPKGNVGIGGSAVPPPPIKHNMNIGTWDDKGSVVKAPPTQPVLPPQTIIQQPQPLIQPPPLVQSQLPQQQPQPPQPQQQQGPQPQAQPHQVQQQQPQQLQNRWVAPRNRGVGFNQNSGAGSENFGLGVVPVSSSPSGVEVHPVLEKLKAINNYNPKDFDWNLKNGRVFIIKSYSEDDIHRSIKYSIWCSTEHGNKRLDAAYRSLNGKGPLYLLFSVNGSGHFCGVAEMKSVVDYNAYAGVWSQDKWKGKFDVKWIFVKDVPNNQLRHIRLENNDNKPVTNSRDTQEVPLEKAKQVLKIIATFKHTTSIFDDFAHYEKRQEEEEAMRRERNRNKQ from the coding sequence ATGTCAGATCCATACATGCCTAGTTACTATGCTCCATCCATTGGATTTCCGTATTCTCTTGGTGAAGCAGCATGGTCCACAGCTGGAGACCCGCCTATGCCATATTTGACAACCTATGGACAAATGAGCAATGGTGAACATCATTATATACCTGATGGTGTGTTTAGTCAACCTGGGGCTTTAGGAAATACTCCCCCATTCCTTGGTCAGCATGGATTTAACTTTTTTCCTGGGAATGCAGATTTCTCTACATGGGGGACAAGTGGATCTCAGGGACAATCAACACAAAGTTCTGCTTATAGTAGCAGCTATGGTTATCCACCTAGCTCTCTTGGGAGAGCCATAACTGATGGACAGGCTGGATTTGGCAATGATACTTTAAGTAAGGTGCCTGGCATTAATAGTATTGAGCAAGGCATGACTGGACTGAAAATTGGTGGTGATATGACAGCTGCTGTAACAAAAACTGTAGGTTCCGCTTTGAGCAGTACAGGTATGACAAGCATTGCAGCAAATAGTGTACCCCCAGTTAGCAGTTCAGCACCAAAACCGACCTCTTGGGCTGCCATTGCCAGAAAGCCTGCCAAACCTCAACCGAAACTTAAACCTAAGGGCAATGTGGGAATTGGGGGATCTGCTGTACCACCACCTCCTATAAAACATAACATGAATATTGGAACTTGGGATGACAAAGGGTCAGTGGTAAAAGCTCCACCCACCCAACCAGTTCTGCCTCCTCAGACTATAATCCAGCAGCCTCAGCCATTAATTCAACCACCACCATTGGTGCAAAGCCAACTGCCTCAACAGCAGCCTCAGCCACCACAACCACAGCAGCAACAAGGACCTCAGCCACAGGCCCAGCCTCACCAAGTGCAGCAGCAGCAACCGCAGCAGCTGCAAAATCGTTGGGTAGCTCCTCGTAATAGAGGAGTAGGTTTCAACCAGAACAGTGGAGCAGGCAGTGAAAACTTTGGTTTAGGTGTTGTTCCTGTCAGCTCTTCACCATCTGGAGTAGAGGTGCACCCAGTACTGGAAAAACTAAAGGCCATAAATAACTATAATCCCAAAGACTTTGATTGGAACCTGAAGAATGGGCGTGTGTTTATAATCAAAAGCTATTCTGAGGATGATATCCATCGTTCCATTAAGTATTCTATCTGGTGTAGTACTGAACATGGTAATAAGCGTTTGGATGCAGCTTACCGTTCTCTGAATGGTAAAGGCCCACTCTATTTACTCTTCAGTGTGAATGGGAGCGGACACTTTTGTGGAGTGGCTGAGATGAAGTCTGTTGTGGACTACAATGCATATGCTGGAGTCTGGTCTCAGGATAAGTGGAAGGGCAAGTTTGATGTTAAATGGATCTTTGTCAAAGATGTTCCCAATAACCAGTTGCGGCACATTCGTTTGGAAAATAATGACAACAAACCAGTTACCAATTCAAGGGACACTCAAGAAGTACCCCTAGAAAAAGCTAAGCAAGTGCTTAAAATAATTGCTACTTTCAAGCATACCACCTCAATCTTTGATGACTTTGCACATTATGAAAAGCGTCAAGAGGAGGAGGAAGCCATGCGTAGG